In the genome of Thermoanaerobacterales bacterium, the window GACAGGCCAGCTTCCCCGCCCGCCACAGGGCGGCCACCGCTTCGTACTGCTCACCCGGCAGGCGTGGATGCAGGAAGGCCACGCGGTCGCCCATAGACGGCTCCCGGCGCCGCAGGGCCGCCGCCACCAGGGGCGCCCGGCGCGGGGTACCAACCACGACCAGGGTAGGCACCCCGTCCCGTAACCGTTCGGCCAACCAGGCATTGCGCGCGGGGTGTTCCCGCCGGTCAACCAACCGTCCCGGGTGTCTGCGGGCACGCGGCGGCCAGGCGAAGGTTTCCGCCGCCTTACCGGCACGGAATAGCGCCAGCAGGGTCGGAGGTGTTTCGCTTTCCGCAAGCGCCGCAGCGGCCCCGAACAGTCCCTTTAACGGAGACGGCGCACGCAGAGCGCGGTTCTGCATCTCTGCCGGTTCCGGCCACTCGACGACCCGCAGTTCCACGCTGCGGCGGTCCCGCCACTCGTTGACCATCGGCGTAAACACCAGACCGACCCGCCCGCGTGCGCACAGGTTTTCGACATCCTGTCCCCGGCGGAAGGCGATGGCGCTGACAGGGTCAGAACCATCCTGCCGCACGGTCATCTTCAGGTGCGCCCCGTCGCGGCCCACCGGACGGGTGTCCAGCACGTACACTCCGACCGCCCCGAGCAAGGGCTCCGGGTTTCCGTGCCCCCACGGCGCCAGCCGTTCGATTTCCGTGACGACGTCGACCGAAAGGTCGGCCAGGCTCACGACCGCATCGATATCCACCGGCGGAGGTTCGCGCCTGGTACCGGCCTCGACCTCCGCGAGAAAGGCCGCTTTAAAGGCCTCCAGGTCGTTACGGCGGACGGTGAAGCCGGCCGCGCAGCGATGGCCGCCGAACTCGGTAAGGTAGGACCTGCAGGCATCCAGGGCTTGGAAGACGTCGAAATCGGGCCCGCACCGCCCAGAGCCGCGGGCCTCGTCTCCCTCGACGGCCACCACAAGCACGGGGCGGCCCAGATGCTCGGCCATGCGCGACGCGACCACCCCGGTAACGCCGGGATGCCACCCCTCGCCGGCGAAGACGGCCGCAGGAGGAAGCGACTCCCAGGTGCTCAGGGTGGCGAGGATTTCCGCCATAATACGCCCCTCCAGTTCCTGCCGGACGTGGTTGAGGCGTAGTAATTCATCAACGAGAGAAACTTGTTCCCCGGGATCCTTGCTCAATAACAGTTCCACGCCCACCCGGGCATCGCCCAGGCGGCCGGCAGCGTTGAGACGGGGCGCCAGGAGGTAGGCCACGTCCCGTACCGAAGGTTCGCCCGCCAGGCCGAGGGCGTCGGCCAGGGCATTCAAGCCCGGATTGTCGCGCACTCCTCGCAGGCCGAACCGGACCAGCAGGCGGTTCTCCCCGGTCAAGGGGACAACGTCGGCGATGGTGCCCAGGCACGCAAGGCCGAAAAACTCGGCGGAGTGCTCCCGGAAGCGGGATTGCAAAAGGGATTGCGCCACCTTCAAGGCCACCCCGGCCCCGGCCAGTTCCTTGAAGGGGTAGCAGCAATCGTCCCGGCGTGGATTCACAACCAGCGTTTCCGGCAGGTCACCCTGGGGGCGGTGGTGGTCCGTGATAAGCAGGCGCATCCCCTGCGCGGCGGCCGCTCTCACGGCTTCGTGCGCCGTAATGCCGCAGTCCACCGTCACGGCCACGCGAACCCCTTCTCCCGCCGCCTTGAGCAGCGGCTCGGGGTGTACACCGTAACCCTCGGCGCGCCGGGGGACATAATAAAGGGCGTCCCCTCCGAGAAGGCGGATGGCCTTGACCAGGATGGCCGTCGCGGTCATCCCGTCCACGTCGTAATCGCCGTAGACCAGGATCTTCTCTCCTGCCATCGCCGCCTCGGTGACGGCGCGAGCCAGCGCCGGCAGGTCGCGCATCATCTCCGGGGCATGCATGTCCTCCGGCGTGCCCCACAGGAAGACCCTGGCCTCCCGGGGCGTAAGAATGCCGCGGTTTACCAGCAGCCTGGCCGTAAGCGCCGAGATGCCGCA includes:
- the recJ gene encoding single-stranded-DNA-specific exonuclease RecJ codes for the protein MRATRWSPKPPEPALEHELARACGISALTARLLVNRGILTPREARVFLWGTPEDMHAPEMMRDLPALARAVTEAAMAGEKILVYGDYDVDGMTATAILVKAIRLLGGDALYYVPRRAEGYGVHPEPLLKAAGEGVRVAVTVDCGITAHEAVRAAAAQGMRLLITDHHRPQGDLPETLVVNPRRDDCCYPFKELAGAGVALKVAQSLLQSRFREHSAEFFGLACLGTIADVVPLTGENRLLVRFGLRGVRDNPGLNALADALGLAGEPSVRDVAYLLAPRLNAAGRLGDARVGVELLLSKDPGEQVSLVDELLRLNHVRQELEGRIMAEILATLSTWESLPPAAVFAGEGWHPGVTGVVASRMAEHLGRPVLVVAVEGDEARGSGRCGPDFDVFQALDACRSYLTEFGGHRCAAGFTVRRNDLEAFKAAFLAEVEAGTRREPPPVDIDAVVSLADLSVDVVTEIERLAPWGHGNPEPLLGAVGVYVLDTRPVGRDGAHLKMTVRQDGSDPVSAIAFRRGQDVENLCARGRVGLVFTPMVNEWRDRRSVELRVVEWPEPAEMQNRALRAPSPLKGLFGAAAALAESETPPTLLALFRAGKAAETFAWPPRARRHPGRLVDRREHPARNAWLAERLRDGVPTLVVVGTPRRAPLVAAALRRREPSMGDRVAFLHPRLPGEQYEAVAALWRAGKLACLVLAAEDLAAVEQVPRTVVYDLPYDWSAWEAICEAADSLELAFREDDRSANRRLLQTLAPGRTCIGALYTMLQRAGAGPYVTSAEGLARALGSRLALPVAPWTVTVGLAVLADLGLAEYHEEGDGRVAVLARRAAGKRGLAASATFRRVHEIKRLSLRRQRRFVEAAAEEVAATLGLPKPPGGYPDEV